Proteins encoded in a region of the Eschrichtius robustus isolate mEscRob2 chromosome 16, mEscRob2.pri, whole genome shotgun sequence genome:
- the DEXI gene encoding dexamethasone-induced protein, translating to MPGARVAAHLDALGPLVPSVPPPLLPSMFYVGLFFVNVLILYYAFLMEYIVLNVGLVFLPEDMDQALVDLGVLSDPGSGLYDADSELDVFDGYLE from the coding sequence ATGCCCGGCGCCCGGGTCGCGGCCCACCTGGACGCGCTGGGCCCCTTGGTCCCCTCCGTGCCGCCGCCCCTGCTGCCCTCTATGTTCTACGTGGGCCTGTTCTTCGTCAATGTGCTGATCCTATACTACGCCTTCCTCATGGAGTACATCGTCCTCAACGTGGGCCTCGTATTCCTGCCCGAGGACATGGACCAGGCGCTCGTGGACCTCGGCGTGCTCTCCGACCCCGGCTCGGGCCTCTACGATGCCGACTCGGAGCTCGACGTCTTCGATGGTTACTTGGAGTAG
- the CIITA gene encoding MHC class II transactivator isoform X2, translating to MELGPLEGGYLELLNSNADPLQLYHLYDRMDLAGEEEIELCSEPDTDTINCEQFSRLLCDMEGDEETREAYANIAELDQYVFQDSQLEGLSKDIFIEHIGLEEMISESVEVLEEAGQKSQKRPFPEELPVDLKHRKLAPPSSSLLSCLSLPAGPIQIIPTLSTLPQGLWQISGAGTGVSSILIYQGEVPQASQTPPSSNPAVHSLPKSPDRPGSTSPFAPSAADLPSMPEPALTSRANLTVDEMSPTQCPAAHKASSKLPKWPESVEQFYCSLRNKYQAKPAGPEGILVEVDLVRVRLERSGGKSQDRELTTLDWAERQPARGGLGEVLRASSNHRRPRETRVIAVLGKAGQGKSHWVQAVSWAWACGQLPQYDFIFCIPCHCLDRPGDTYRLQDLLFSLGSQPLSGDDEVFSYILRRPDRILLILDAFEELEAQDGFLHSAGGPMSAEFRSLRGLLASLFQRKLLRGCTLLLTARPRGRLAQSLSKADALFEVAGFSAQQAETYVMRYFECSGATEHQKRALALLQSQPFLLSHSHSPTVCRAVCQLSEALLELGDEAQLPSTLTGLYVGLLGPGARDSPPGALVGLARLAWELGRGHQSSLREGQFPSAEVRAWAVAQGLVQPTPGAPETELAFSSFLLQCFLGAVWLALSSEIKDKELPQYLALTPRKKRPYDNWLEGVPRFLVGLVFQPRARCLGALAGLAASTSADRKQKVLTRYLKRLQPGTLKTGRLLELLHCAHEALDAGLWQHVLQGLPAHLSFLGTRLTPPDTHVLGSALEAAGRDFSLDLRSTGVEPSGLGSLVGLSCVTHFRAALSDTVELWESLQQHGEAKLLRAVKEKFTIEPFKAESMKDVEDLGNLVQIQRTRSSSEDTPGELPAVRDLKKLEFALGPILGPQAFPKLVKILEAFSSLQHLDLDSLSENKIGDEGVAQLSATFPQLKALETLNLSQNNITDLGACKLAEALPLLAASLLRLSLYNNCICDVGAESLAHVLPDMVSLRVLDVQYNKFTAAGAQQLTASLRKCPHVEKLAMWTPTIPFGVQEHLQQLDSRIILR from the exons CGGAACTGGACCAGTATGTCTTCCAGGACTCCCAGCTGGAGGGCCTGAGCAAAGACATTTTCA TCGAGCACATAGGACTGGAAGAAATGATCAGCGAGAGTGTGGAGGTGCTGGAGGAAGCAGGACAGAAAAGTCAGAAAAGAC CCTTCCCAGAGGAGCTGCCTGTGGATCTGAAGCACAGGAAGCTAG CGCCcccttccagttccttgttgagCTGCCTGAGTCTCCCTGCTGGACCCATCCAGATCATCCCCACTCTCTCCACTCTGCCCCAGGGGCTCTGGCAAATCTCAGGGGCTGGGACAGGGGTCTCCAGTATACTCATCTACCAAG GTGAGGTGCCCCAGGCCAGCCAAACACCCCCCTCCAGCAACCCAGCTGTCCACAGCCTCCCGAAGTCCCCAGACCGGCCCGGCTCCACCAGCCCCTTTGCCCCATCGGCAGCTGACCTCCCCAGCATGCCTGAACCAGCCCTGACCTCCCGTGCAAACCTAACAG TGGATGAGATGTCCCCCACCCAATGCCCAGCAGCTCACAAGGCCTCCAGCAAGCTTCCCAAGTGGCCTG AGAGTGTGGAACAATTCTACTGCTCGCTACGGAACAAGTACCAGGCTAAGCCCGCAGGCCCGGAAGGCATCCTGGTGGAGGTGGACCTGGTGAGGGTAAGGCTGGAGAGGAGCGGCGGCAAAAGCCAGGACAGAGAGCTGACCACCCTGGACTGGGCAGAGCGGCAGCCGGCCCGAGGAGGTCTGGGCGAGGTGCTGCGGGCCTCTAGCAACCACCGGCGGCCACGTGAGACGCGGGTGATCGCCGTGCTGGGCAAAGCAGGACAGGGGAAGAGTCACTGGGTCCAGGCCGtgagctgggcctgggcctgcGGCCAGCTGCCACAGTACGACTTTATCTTCTGCATCCCCTGCCACTGTTTGGACCGTCCGGGGGACACCTACCGCCTGCAGGATCTGCTCTTCTCCCTGGGTTCACAGCCACTGTCAGGGGACGATGAGGTCTTCAGTTACATCTTGAGGAGGCCCGACCGCATTCTGCTCATCCTGGATGCCTTCGAGGAGCTCGAAGCCCAAGACGGCTTCCTGCACAGCGCGGGCGGACCCATGTCAGCAGAATTCCGCTCCCTCCGGGGGCTGCTGGCGAGCCTCTTCCAGCGCAAGCTGCTGCGCGGCTGCACCCTGCTGCTTACAGCCCGGCCCCGGGGCCGCCTGGCCCAGAGCCTGAGCAAGGCCGACGCTCTGTTCGAAGTGGCCGGCTTCTCCGCCCAGCAGGCCGAGACCTATGTGATGCGCTACTTTGAGTGTTCGGGGGCCACCGAGCACCAAAAGAGAGCCCTGGCGCTCCTCCAGTCCCAGCCATTTCTCCTGAGTCACAGCCATAGCCCCACTGTGTGCCGGGCCGTGTGCCAGCTCTCGGAGGCCCTCCTGGAGCTAGGTGATGAGGCCCAGCTGCCTTCCACGCTCACGGGCCTCTATGTTGGCTTACTAGGCCCAGGAGCCCGTGACAGCCCCCCAGGCGCCCTGGTGGGACTGGCCAGGCTGGCCTGGGAGCTGGGCCGTGGTCACCAGAGCAGCCTGCGGGAGGGCCAGTTCCCATCGGCCGAGGTGAGGGCCTGGGCTGTGGCCCAAGGCTTGGTGCAGCCCACGCCGGGGGCCCCGGAGACCGAGCTGGCCTTCTCCAGCTTCCTCCTGCAATGCTTCCTGGGGGCCGTGTGGCTGGCTCTGAGCAGCGAAATCAAGGACAAGGAGCTGCCGCAGTATTTGGCATTGACCCCGAGGAAGAAGAGGCCCTATGACAACTGGCTGGAGGGCGTGCCGCGCTTTCTGGTCGGGCTGGTCTTCCAGCCTCGTGCCCGCTGCCTGGGAGCCCTGGCAGGGCTGGCGGCCTCCACCTCAGCAGACAGGAAGCAGAAGGTCCTCACCAGGTACCTGAAGCGGCTGCAGCCTGGGACGCTGAAGACGGGCCGGCTGCTGGAGCTGCTGCACTGCGCCCACGAGGCGCTGGATGCTGGGCTTTGGCAGCATGTGCTGCAGGGGCTCCCGGCCCACCTCTCGTTCCTGGGCACCCGGCTCACACCTCCCGACACCCACGTGCTGGGCAGCGCCTTGGAGGCGGCGGGCCGAGACTTCTCCCTGGACCTCCGCAGCACTGGCGTTGAGCCCTCTGGACTGGGGAGCCTCGTGGGACTCAGCTGTGTCACCCATTTCAG GGCTGCCTTGAGTGACACAGTGGAGCTGTGGGAGTCCCTACAGCAGCATGGGGAGGCCAAGCTACTCCGAGCAGTGAAGGAGAAGTTCACCATTGAGCCTTTCAAGGCTGAATCCATGAAGGATGTGGAAGACCTGGGCAACCTCGTGCAGATCCAGAG GACAAGAAGTTCCTCTGAAGACACGCCTGGGGAACTCCCTGCCGTCCGAGACTTAAAGAAGCTGGAGTTTGC GCTGGGCCCCATCTTGGGCCCTCAGGCTTTTCCCAAACTGGTGAAGATCCTTGAGGCCTTTTCTTCCCTTCAGCATCTGGA CCTGGACTCGCTGAGCGAGAACAAGATCGGGGACGAGGGTGTCGCCCAGCTCTCGGCCACCTTCCCTCAGCTGAAGGCCCTGGAGACGCTCAA TTTGTCCCAGAACAACATCACTGACTTGGGTGCCTGCAAGCTGGCCGAGGCCCTGCCCTTGCTGGCTGCGTCCCTCCTCAGGCTGAG CTTGTACAATAACTGCATCTGCGACGTGGGAGCCGAGAGCCTGGCACACGTGCTTCCAGACATGGTGTCCCTCCGGGTGCTGGA TGTCCAGTACAACAAGTTCACAGCTGCCGGGGCCCAGCAGCTCACTGCCAGCCTGAGAAAGTGCCCTCACGTGGAGAAGCTGGC GATGTGGACGCCCACCATCCCTTTTGGCGTCCAGGAACACCTGCAGCAGCTGGACTCAAGGATCATCCTGAGATGA
- the CIITA gene encoding MHC class II transactivator isoform X1, with translation MELGPLEGGYLELLNSNADPLQLYHLYDRMDLAGEEEIELCSEPDTDTINCEQFSRLLCDMEGDEETREAYANIAELDQYVFQDSQLEGLSKDIFIEHIGLEEMISESVEVLEEAGQKSQKRPFPEELPVDLKHRKLAEPLAMPVVTGAFLVGLVSDSSAQPCPSPPALFNKEPASSQTRRKDTGMLGAPPSSSLLSCLSLPAGPIQIIPTLSTLPQGLWQISGAGTGVSSILIYQGEVPQASQTPPSSNPAVHSLPKSPDRPGSTSPFAPSAADLPSMPEPALTSRANLTVDEMSPTQCPAAHKASSKLPKWPESVEQFYCSLRNKYQAKPAGPEGILVEVDLVRVRLERSGGKSQDRELTTLDWAERQPARGGLGEVLRASSNHRRPRETRVIAVLGKAGQGKSHWVQAVSWAWACGQLPQYDFIFCIPCHCLDRPGDTYRLQDLLFSLGSQPLSGDDEVFSYILRRPDRILLILDAFEELEAQDGFLHSAGGPMSAEFRSLRGLLASLFQRKLLRGCTLLLTARPRGRLAQSLSKADALFEVAGFSAQQAETYVMRYFECSGATEHQKRALALLQSQPFLLSHSHSPTVCRAVCQLSEALLELGDEAQLPSTLTGLYVGLLGPGARDSPPGALVGLARLAWELGRGHQSSLREGQFPSAEVRAWAVAQGLVQPTPGAPETELAFSSFLLQCFLGAVWLALSSEIKDKELPQYLALTPRKKRPYDNWLEGVPRFLVGLVFQPRARCLGALAGLAASTSADRKQKVLTRYLKRLQPGTLKTGRLLELLHCAHEALDAGLWQHVLQGLPAHLSFLGTRLTPPDTHVLGSALEAAGRDFSLDLRSTGVEPSGLGSLVGLSCVTHFRAALSDTVELWESLQQHGEAKLLRAVKEKFTIEPFKAESMKDVEDLGNLVQIQRTRSSSEDTPGELPAVRDLKKLEFALGPILGPQAFPKLVKILEAFSSLQHLDLDSLSENKIGDEGVAQLSATFPQLKALETLNLSQNNITDLGACKLAEALPLLAASLLRLSLYNNCICDVGAESLAHVLPDMVSLRVLDVQYNKFTAAGAQQLTASLRKCPHVEKLAMWTPTIPFGVQEHLQQLDSRIILR, from the exons CGGAACTGGACCAGTATGTCTTCCAGGACTCCCAGCTGGAGGGCCTGAGCAAAGACATTTTCA TCGAGCACATAGGACTGGAAGAAATGATCAGCGAGAGTGTGGAGGTGCTGGAGGAAGCAGGACAGAAAAGTCAGAAAAGAC CCTTCCCAGAGGAGCTGCCTGTGGATCTGAAGCACAGGAAGCTAG CTGAGCCCCTAGCCATGCCCGTGGTGACTGGTGCTTTCCTGGTGGGGCTAGTGAGCGACTCTTCGGCTCAGCCCTGCCCGTCACCACCTGCTCTGTTCAACAAGGAGCCAGCATCCAGCCAGACCCGGCGGAAAGACACCGGTATGTTAGGGG CGCCcccttccagttccttgttgagCTGCCTGAGTCTCCCTGCTGGACCCATCCAGATCATCCCCACTCTCTCCACTCTGCCCCAGGGGCTCTGGCAAATCTCAGGGGCTGGGACAGGGGTCTCCAGTATACTCATCTACCAAG GTGAGGTGCCCCAGGCCAGCCAAACACCCCCCTCCAGCAACCCAGCTGTCCACAGCCTCCCGAAGTCCCCAGACCGGCCCGGCTCCACCAGCCCCTTTGCCCCATCGGCAGCTGACCTCCCCAGCATGCCTGAACCAGCCCTGACCTCCCGTGCAAACCTAACAG TGGATGAGATGTCCCCCACCCAATGCCCAGCAGCTCACAAGGCCTCCAGCAAGCTTCCCAAGTGGCCTG AGAGTGTGGAACAATTCTACTGCTCGCTACGGAACAAGTACCAGGCTAAGCCCGCAGGCCCGGAAGGCATCCTGGTGGAGGTGGACCTGGTGAGGGTAAGGCTGGAGAGGAGCGGCGGCAAAAGCCAGGACAGAGAGCTGACCACCCTGGACTGGGCAGAGCGGCAGCCGGCCCGAGGAGGTCTGGGCGAGGTGCTGCGGGCCTCTAGCAACCACCGGCGGCCACGTGAGACGCGGGTGATCGCCGTGCTGGGCAAAGCAGGACAGGGGAAGAGTCACTGGGTCCAGGCCGtgagctgggcctgggcctgcGGCCAGCTGCCACAGTACGACTTTATCTTCTGCATCCCCTGCCACTGTTTGGACCGTCCGGGGGACACCTACCGCCTGCAGGATCTGCTCTTCTCCCTGGGTTCACAGCCACTGTCAGGGGACGATGAGGTCTTCAGTTACATCTTGAGGAGGCCCGACCGCATTCTGCTCATCCTGGATGCCTTCGAGGAGCTCGAAGCCCAAGACGGCTTCCTGCACAGCGCGGGCGGACCCATGTCAGCAGAATTCCGCTCCCTCCGGGGGCTGCTGGCGAGCCTCTTCCAGCGCAAGCTGCTGCGCGGCTGCACCCTGCTGCTTACAGCCCGGCCCCGGGGCCGCCTGGCCCAGAGCCTGAGCAAGGCCGACGCTCTGTTCGAAGTGGCCGGCTTCTCCGCCCAGCAGGCCGAGACCTATGTGATGCGCTACTTTGAGTGTTCGGGGGCCACCGAGCACCAAAAGAGAGCCCTGGCGCTCCTCCAGTCCCAGCCATTTCTCCTGAGTCACAGCCATAGCCCCACTGTGTGCCGGGCCGTGTGCCAGCTCTCGGAGGCCCTCCTGGAGCTAGGTGATGAGGCCCAGCTGCCTTCCACGCTCACGGGCCTCTATGTTGGCTTACTAGGCCCAGGAGCCCGTGACAGCCCCCCAGGCGCCCTGGTGGGACTGGCCAGGCTGGCCTGGGAGCTGGGCCGTGGTCACCAGAGCAGCCTGCGGGAGGGCCAGTTCCCATCGGCCGAGGTGAGGGCCTGGGCTGTGGCCCAAGGCTTGGTGCAGCCCACGCCGGGGGCCCCGGAGACCGAGCTGGCCTTCTCCAGCTTCCTCCTGCAATGCTTCCTGGGGGCCGTGTGGCTGGCTCTGAGCAGCGAAATCAAGGACAAGGAGCTGCCGCAGTATTTGGCATTGACCCCGAGGAAGAAGAGGCCCTATGACAACTGGCTGGAGGGCGTGCCGCGCTTTCTGGTCGGGCTGGTCTTCCAGCCTCGTGCCCGCTGCCTGGGAGCCCTGGCAGGGCTGGCGGCCTCCACCTCAGCAGACAGGAAGCAGAAGGTCCTCACCAGGTACCTGAAGCGGCTGCAGCCTGGGACGCTGAAGACGGGCCGGCTGCTGGAGCTGCTGCACTGCGCCCACGAGGCGCTGGATGCTGGGCTTTGGCAGCATGTGCTGCAGGGGCTCCCGGCCCACCTCTCGTTCCTGGGCACCCGGCTCACACCTCCCGACACCCACGTGCTGGGCAGCGCCTTGGAGGCGGCGGGCCGAGACTTCTCCCTGGACCTCCGCAGCACTGGCGTTGAGCCCTCTGGACTGGGGAGCCTCGTGGGACTCAGCTGTGTCACCCATTTCAG GGCTGCCTTGAGTGACACAGTGGAGCTGTGGGAGTCCCTACAGCAGCATGGGGAGGCCAAGCTACTCCGAGCAGTGAAGGAGAAGTTCACCATTGAGCCTTTCAAGGCTGAATCCATGAAGGATGTGGAAGACCTGGGCAACCTCGTGCAGATCCAGAG GACAAGAAGTTCCTCTGAAGACACGCCTGGGGAACTCCCTGCCGTCCGAGACTTAAAGAAGCTGGAGTTTGC GCTGGGCCCCATCTTGGGCCCTCAGGCTTTTCCCAAACTGGTGAAGATCCTTGAGGCCTTTTCTTCCCTTCAGCATCTGGA CCTGGACTCGCTGAGCGAGAACAAGATCGGGGACGAGGGTGTCGCCCAGCTCTCGGCCACCTTCCCTCAGCTGAAGGCCCTGGAGACGCTCAA TTTGTCCCAGAACAACATCACTGACTTGGGTGCCTGCAAGCTGGCCGAGGCCCTGCCCTTGCTGGCTGCGTCCCTCCTCAGGCTGAG CTTGTACAATAACTGCATCTGCGACGTGGGAGCCGAGAGCCTGGCACACGTGCTTCCAGACATGGTGTCCCTCCGGGTGCTGGA TGTCCAGTACAACAAGTTCACAGCTGCCGGGGCCCAGCAGCTCACTGCCAGCCTGAGAAAGTGCCCTCACGTGGAGAAGCTGGC GATGTGGACGCCCACCATCCCTTTTGGCGTCCAGGAACACCTGCAGCAGCTGGACTCAAGGATCATCCTGAGATGA